The proteins below come from a single Leptospira harrisiae genomic window:
- a CDS encoding c-type cytochrome, giving the protein MLSKSQARAFFLGGTFLFSAIFVFLTVDTLRQNDSRTNAQNITADVLKGKEIWEKNNCMGCHTLLGEGAYYAPDLTKVVERRGATWIDVFLDDPQAMFPGERKMVKYNFTKEEKGQVIAFLDWVGKIDANGWPPKPNIPIDSIATPPAPQAKTNAVALSQPEKFSQLCVACHAVGGKGGNVGPALDHVGSKFDADYLNRWLSDPQAIKPGTNMPKLPLTDPERKDIVTYLSSLK; this is encoded by the coding sequence ATGCTATCAAAATCGCAAGCCAGGGCGTTCTTTTTGGGAGGCACCTTTTTGTTCAGTGCTATCTTTGTGTTTCTCACTGTGGATACCTTGCGGCAAAATGATTCCCGAACCAATGCGCAAAACATAACAGCGGATGTTTTGAAAGGAAAGGAAATTTGGGAAAAAAATAACTGTATGGGCTGTCATACATTGTTAGGTGAAGGCGCTTATTATGCACCTGACCTAACAAAGGTTGTCGAAAGAAGAGGAGCTACTTGGATCGATGTCTTTTTAGACGATCCGCAAGCGATGTTTCCAGGAGAACGAAAGATGGTGAAGTATAACTTCACTAAGGAAGAAAAAGGTCAGGTCATTGCCTTTCTTGATTGGGTAGGTAAAATTGATGCCAATGGATGGCCTCCTAAACCAAATATCCCAATTGATTCGATTGCAACTCCTCCTGCGCCACAGGCAAAAACAAATGCAGTTGCCTTGTCTCAACCTGAAAAGTTTTCTCAACTTTGTGTCGCCTGTCACGCAGTCGGTGGGAAGGGTGGAAATGTTGGGCCGGCACTTGATCATGTAGGATCCAAGTTCGATGCTGATTATCTCAATCGTTGGTTATCAGATCCACAAGCCATCAAACCGGGAACGAATATGCCAAAGTTACCGTTAACTGATCCAGAAAGAAAAGATATCGTAACTTATCTTTCTTCGTTGAAATAA
- a CDS encoding cbb3-type cytochrome c oxidase subunit I translates to MRFQSQKVAYWFFATCMLLLSLQIVYGFIMGFARIGLDGLHDYIPFNTARATHTNLLVVWLLTGFMGAAYYIIPEESDRELYSVKLAYIQLLSWVVVGVVAIIGFHFNWWEGRKFLEIPRPLDYLVVVNVLTFLFNIAMTIWQAKKRSTTQLVLFFGLLCAALLYLPGMIYFDNQTLDSYFRWWVVHLWVEGVWELIMGGILAFLLIKLTGVDREVIEKWLYVVVGLTFLSGILGTGHHYYWIGTPKYWLMVGGIFSALEPLAFLGMAIWALNMYRKKGKNHPNKIALYWTLGSAMMSFIGAGFLGFAHTWPSVNQWTHGTLITAMHGHLAFWGAYAMLVLAVISYAMPNLTGRKLFTGMSGYLAFWASNIGMLGMTGALAVAGITQVYLERKLGMDFLVVQKEIIFHFIGMLLAATLFTVGITYFIVDFIRHGLPSDEAVGKNAGDLE, encoded by the coding sequence ATGAGATTCCAATCACAAAAGGTCGCATATTGGTTCTTTGCAACTTGTATGTTACTCTTATCTTTACAAATCGTATATGGTTTTATAATGGGTTTTGCTCGCATTGGATTAGACGGGTTACATGATTATATTCCGTTTAATACTGCTCGCGCAACACATACAAATTTACTCGTTGTATGGTTGTTAACTGGTTTTATGGGAGCTGCTTATTACATCATTCCTGAAGAATCTGATAGAGAGCTGTATAGTGTAAAACTTGCCTATATTCAACTTCTTTCTTGGGTTGTTGTTGGAGTTGTCGCCATTATCGGATTTCACTTCAATTGGTGGGAAGGTCGTAAGTTCTTAGAAATCCCAAGACCTCTCGACTATTTGGTTGTTGTGAATGTTTTAACCTTTTTGTTTAACATTGCAATGACGATCTGGCAGGCAAAAAAAAGAAGTACAACACAACTAGTTCTCTTCTTTGGATTGTTATGTGCTGCGTTATTATATCTACCAGGTATGATTTACTTCGACAACCAAACACTGGATTCCTACTTTCGTTGGTGGGTGGTACATCTTTGGGTAGAAGGAGTTTGGGAACTCATTATGGGTGGTATCCTTGCTTTTTTACTCATCAAACTCACTGGTGTGGATAGAGAAGTAATCGAAAAATGGTTGTATGTAGTTGTTGGTTTAACTTTCCTTTCAGGAATTCTTGGAACAGGCCACCACTACTACTGGATTGGAACTCCTAAGTATTGGCTTATGGTGGGTGGAATTTTTTCTGCTTTGGAACCACTTGCTTTTCTTGGAATGGCAATCTGGGCTCTCAATATGTATCGCAAAAAAGGAAAAAACCATCCTAATAAAATTGCGCTCTATTGGACTTTGGGCAGTGCCATGATGTCTTTCATTGGTGCTGGATTTTTAGGTTTTGCTCATACATGGCCTTCCGTAAACCAATGGACTCATGGAACTCTCATCACTGCAATGCATGGACACCTTGCATTCTGGGGAGCCTACGCTATGTTAGTGTTAGCTGTGATTTCCTATGCAATGCCAAACCTAACCGGAAGAAAACTGTTTACTGGAATGTCAGGTTATTTGGCATTTTGGGCATCCAATATTGGAATGTTAGGTATGACTGGTGCACTCGCGGTTGCCGGTATCACTCAAGTGTATTTAGAACGTAAATTAGGAATGGACTTCCTCGTGGTTCAGAAAGAAATCATATTCCACTTTATTGGAATGTTACTGGCTGCCACACTATTTACGGTAGGGATCACTTACTTTATCGTGGATTTCATTCGACATGGTCTTCCATCCGATGAAGCTGTAGGAAAAAATGCAGGTGATCTCGAATAA
- a CDS encoding CbbQ/NirQ/NorQ/GpvN family protein, whose protein sequence is MLTKKAPYYEPIGKEIEIFQMAAENSLPLLLKGPTGSGKSRFLEYMAHTLGRRLITILCNDETSSVDLVGRFLVKGADTIWMDGPLTTGVKEGAIVYLDEVAEARPDTLVTIHSLTDHRRTLFLERKNEEIQAHPDFLLVASYNPGYQRGFKELKPSTKQRFLGMDFPYPKASVEEKIIVGETGISDSVSKKLVQFAGLVRNKPELGLAETVSTRLLVSCAKLMAKGLPARLAGRTAIILPLSDDLDTVTALQDSFDLIF, encoded by the coding sequence ATGTTAACGAAGAAAGCACCCTATTACGAACCAATCGGTAAGGAAATAGAAATCTTTCAAATGGCGGCAGAGAATTCTCTGCCGCTTTTGTTGAAAGGTCCTACTGGATCCGGTAAGTCTCGATTTTTGGAGTATATGGCTCATACATTAGGCCGTAGACTCATCACAATTTTATGTAACGATGAAACATCTTCTGTAGATTTAGTCGGAAGATTTTTAGTCAAAGGTGCTGATACCATTTGGATGGATGGACCTTTAACAACAGGAGTCAAAGAAGGAGCCATTGTTTATTTAGATGAAGTGGCAGAAGCAAGACCTGACACTCTTGTAACCATTCACTCCTTAACCGACCATCGCCGTACTCTATTTTTAGAAAGAAAAAACGAAGAAATCCAAGCACATCCTGATTTTTTACTCGTAGCATCTTATAACCCAGGATACCAGAGAGGATTTAAGGAATTAAAACCTTCCACAAAACAACGATTTCTCGGAATGGACTTCCCTTATCCGAAGGCATCTGTAGAGGAAAAAATCATCGTGGGAGAAACGGGAATTAGTGATTCTGTCTCAAAGAAATTAGTGCAATTTGCAGGGTTGGTAAGAAATAAGCCAGAGTTAGGTTTGGCAGAGACTGTTTCGACCAGGTTACTCGTATCTTGTGCAAAATTAATGGCAAAAGGTTTACCGGCTCGCTTAGCGGGAAGGACTGCGATTATTTTACCACTCTCTGATGATTTGGATACTGTCACTGCTTTGCAGGATAGTTTTGACCTGATTTTTTAG
- a CDS encoding nitric oxide reductase activation protein NorD yields the protein MEWDQFVFFQGHKLWKKIRKKLTPPNPYYAYQMGLEEVRVLRYLQTLKKEPTALILGGESVTFGPNYLKFPEEIHWFLSESISKKFVRIYLAYLAFLSNGKNLKLTKKDDKKNINGIKSLSKENFFYQFRNFIIEFPGIRNDWKEIRNERFIIRKKDPVQHQKIKKLITDTSSAISDLKHEFPTGKDFISKTDKQKIKSKDSKQKLDPSDAEVLEVDEKKIEEYTLGHNFEKIETVEEFDGQWRDIDGEEDMEEEEALQELNLKHIIRTEDPVHTTRSSESGSGTTLEILDEKNLGNRFSYPEWDYKLKNYKPNYCNVVEEFPNQKDIFYTKHVLEKQHSTLTQLKKKTMALLNQTRIKKRLVSGDDIDLDALVDRYADIKAKISPSESIYMNPIRDVSDMVLYFLVDLSLSTDSWIQEKRVLDVERESLLLFSECLEDLKIPFGIAGFYSRTRNFNQFLHLKQLSESWLSSRDRLGSLSPIGYTRVGPSLRHINSILKETTYKQKWIILITDARPNDYDKYEGKYGIEDVNKAVGECLLNGVQVYTLAIGTEEKPTIPAMMRNASYQMLFQPERLLDSLQEFFRRAIRV from the coding sequence TTGGAATGGGATCAGTTTGTATTCTTCCAAGGTCATAAACTTTGGAAAAAGATTCGTAAAAAATTAACTCCACCAAATCCATATTATGCGTATCAAATGGGGTTGGAAGAAGTTCGGGTTCTTCGTTATTTACAAACATTAAAAAAGGAACCTACAGCTTTGATTCTTGGTGGAGAATCTGTCACATTTGGTCCAAATTATTTAAAATTTCCAGAAGAAATACATTGGTTTTTATCAGAGTCTATTTCTAAAAAATTTGTACGTATCTATCTTGCGTATTTAGCTTTTCTTTCTAATGGTAAGAACCTTAAATTAACGAAGAAAGATGATAAAAAAAATATAAATGGAATAAAGTCATTATCAAAAGAAAATTTCTTTTATCAGTTTCGAAATTTCATCATTGAATTTCCAGGCATTCGGAATGATTGGAAAGAAATTCGAAACGAGAGATTCATCATCCGCAAAAAAGATCCAGTCCAACACCAAAAAATAAAGAAACTAATCACGGATACATCCTCTGCCATTTCTGATTTGAAACATGAGTTTCCCACAGGGAAAGATTTTATTTCGAAAACGGATAAACAAAAAATTAAATCCAAAGATTCCAAACAAAAGTTAGATCCCAGTGATGCAGAGGTTTTGGAAGTCGATGAGAAAAAAATCGAGGAATATACATTAGGCCATAATTTTGAAAAAATTGAAACGGTAGAAGAGTTTGATGGGCAATGGCGTGACATTGACGGAGAAGAAGATATGGAAGAAGAGGAGGCACTACAAGAGCTGAACTTAAAACATATCATTCGTACAGAAGATCCAGTGCATACTACACGTAGCAGTGAATCCGGATCTGGAACAACACTGGAGATTTTAGACGAAAAAAATTTGGGAAATCGTTTTTCCTATCCTGAGTGGGACTATAAATTAAAAAACTATAAACCTAATTATTGTAATGTTGTAGAGGAATTTCCGAACCAAAAGGATATTTTTTACACAAAACATGTATTAGAAAAACAACATTCCACTTTGACACAGTTAAAAAAGAAAACGATGGCACTCTTAAACCAAACACGAATCAAAAAACGTTTGGTTTCGGGAGATGATATTGATTTAGATGCACTTGTGGATCGTTATGCGGATATCAAAGCAAAAATTAGTCCATCAGAATCTATTTATATGAACCCTATTCGAGATGTTTCTGATATGGTGTTATACTTTTTGGTAGATTTGAGTTTGTCTACTGATTCATGGATCCAGGAAAAAAGAGTTTTAGATGTAGAAAGAGAAAGTTTACTTTTGTTTTCTGAATGTTTGGAAGATTTAAAAATTCCATTTGGTATTGCAGGATTTTATTCTCGAACTCGTAATTTTAATCAATTTTTACATTTGAAACAATTATCTGAGTCTTGGCTAAGTTCTCGTGATCGTTTGGGTTCACTTTCACCCATAGGATACACCCGTGTTGGCCCCTCTTTACGTCATATCAATTCCATTTTAAAAGAAACAACTTATAAACAAAAGTGGATCATTCTCATCACTGATGCTCGTCCCAATGACTATGATAAATATGAAGGAAAATACGGAATCGAAGATGTGAATAAGGCTGTCGGCGAATGTTTGTTAAATGGAGTTCAAGTCTATACTTTAGCCATTGGAACAGAAGAAAAGCCAACAATTCCTGCGATGATGAGAAATGCTAGTTATCAAATGTTGTTCCAGCCAGAGAGGCTCCTCGATTCGCTTCAAGAGTTTTTTCGAAGAGCCATCAGAGTATAA
- a CDS encoding NnrS family protein, protein MKNSFFQWSFWNTAFRPFFWFGSVYGVLVITIWLLVLSNAIVNLIQINSIHWHSYEMVFGFSKAIVLGFLFTAVQNWTNSSILKGKNLFFLLLFWSLGRFSMYPLGFVSYLSFGLDISSDLMVIFLLFPKLTVPTQKHNRPILYHYGLFTIFHLLAGFSARSVLNSEMTLLYIHLSIFVILFLILIIGGRVVPFFSGVVIQGYSFKRLPKLETLILYLPFVFYVSKLIQGYLVNNESIHLDFANLNLSSLILLTTFFVSFSLFITNLVRYVSWKPWRSYKKPILWILYTGYFWVCLGFLLYSLVYLGYFPVSSAIHSLTVGGIGVFIYGMITRVSLGHTGRSIIASPLTVGAYILLNLAVVVRVFLPLIGKYTWAYHLSGIGWILAFSLFIFQYTKILFSARPDGKPS, encoded by the coding sequence ATGAAGAATTCTTTTTTTCAGTGGAGTTTTTGGAATACAGCCTTTCGTCCGTTTTTTTGGTTCGGTTCGGTATATGGCGTATTAGTCATTACAATTTGGTTATTGGTGCTTTCGAATGCGATCGTTAACCTCATTCAAATTAACTCAATCCATTGGCATTCTTATGAAATGGTTTTTGGTTTCTCAAAAGCAATTGTCCTTGGGTTCCTTTTTACTGCAGTTCAAAACTGGACTAACTCAAGTATCTTAAAGGGAAAAAATCTATTTTTCCTTCTTCTCTTTTGGTCTCTGGGAAGATTCTCCATGTATCCGCTTGGTTTTGTTTCCTATTTATCTTTTGGTCTGGATATTAGTTCCGATTTAATGGTGATCTTTTTACTTTTTCCCAAACTCACAGTGCCCACCCAAAAACACAATCGCCCAATTCTTTATCATTATGGATTGTTTACCATATTTCACTTGTTAGCTGGTTTTTCGGCGAGATCTGTGTTAAATTCAGAGATGACTTTATTATACATTCATTTAAGCATTTTTGTAATCCTATTCCTTATTTTGATCATTGGCGGAAGGGTAGTTCCTTTTTTTTCCGGAGTTGTCATACAAGGATATTCTTTCAAACGATTGCCAAAACTAGAAACATTAATCCTATATTTGCCATTTGTATTTTATGTTTCGAAATTGATACAGGGTTATCTTGTTAATAATGAGTCCATACACTTGGATTTTGCGAATTTAAATCTTTCAAGTTTGATACTACTCACAACATTTTTTGTAAGTTTTTCTTTGTTTATTACCAATCTGGTTCGTTACGTTTCTTGGAAACCTTGGAGATCGTACAAAAAACCCATCCTTTGGATTTTGTATACTGGTTACTTCTGGGTCTGTTTAGGTTTTTTATTATATAGTCTAGTGTATTTAGGTTACTTTCCCGTGTCTTCTGCGATCCACAGTTTGACTGTTGGTGGGATTGGAGTTTTTATCTATGGAATGATCACGCGTGTGAGTTTAGGTCATACAGGAAGGAGCATTATAGCATCCCCACTCACAGTAGGTGCTTACATTTTATTAAATTTAGCAGTGGTGGTTCGAGTATTTCTTCCACTCATTGGAAAATACACCTGGGCATACCATCTTTCGGGAATTGGTTGGATCTTGGCATTTAGTTTGTTTATTTTCCAATACACAAAAATTTTATTTAGCGCAAGACCTGACGGAAAACCATCCTAA
- a CDS encoding Crp/Fnr family transcriptional regulator: MIIKYLTQPNPESLKKAFEGCQELTFSKDEFLFHGGDAVAYMDLLVTGDLQVFKYDGNMNEVTLTFFRPVSIIAEWAVIQGIPYPASGRFTKTSTILRMPLSEVQTRIHKNIELNHILMHSLMNKIDTLNLAINRGLTMDAMQRVAHFLFYGTPDSLALKQTQMASLLYLRPETFSRILKQLKDQGLIDNQKGEISILDKEGLLKILA, translated from the coding sequence ATGATCATAAAGTACCTGACACAACCAAATCCAGAATCTTTAAAGAAGGCCTTTGAAGGCTGCCAGGAACTTACATTTTCAAAAGATGAGTTTTTATTTCATGGTGGTGATGCTGTTGCTTACATGGATTTATTAGTAACCGGTGACCTTCAGGTATTCAAATACGATGGAAACATGAATGAAGTTACTTTAACTTTTTTTCGTCCTGTCAGTATCATTGCAGAATGGGCCGTCATTCAAGGAATTCCTTACCCGGCTTCAGGAAGATTTACCAAAACAAGTACGATCTTAAGAATGCCTTTGTCGGAAGTGCAGACTCGGATTCATAAAAATATTGAACTGAATCATATTCTAATGCACTCGCTAATGAATAAAATTGATACATTGAATTTAGCAATCAATCGTGGATTAACGATGGATGCAATGCAAAGGGTGGCTCATTTTTTGTTTTATGGAACACCTGATTCACTGGCATTAAAACAAACGCAAATGGCCTCCCTTCTCTATCTAAGACCAGAAACTTTTTCTAGAATTCTCAAACAATTAAAAGATCAGGGTCTCATAGATAACCAAAAAGGTGAAATTTCTATTTTGGACAAAGAAGGTTTACTTAAAATTTTGGCTTAG
- a CDS encoding 7TM-DISM domain-containing protein, translating to MKFLILYRILVLSFFLFILNCARSTDENTVVLRLDGDDWGIYFNNNPDILNAEFNANNLDITTVPNNFRNINKSYRGSIWVRKNFEITTEQHQKSLALQLGKIYQSDEVFINGVLIGKNNSAFGKDPDEFAFGRPRIYPIPHDLLLEGENVLIVKIDSSLSTSAGIISGPIRIVTYEEALNGNLYDSLVELIFVGFYLFIALFFFINFFNLRDKKEYLSFSILALIFSAYELSKNEVRFFLINQFAILKFIEYAFLLILPYGFIKFIQDFFELKPFKYQRLYLLMQFFFIAVFAIIHNPVFWYNFIGYWDIHLLAVIGYAIYVTFLKFRDQARGSTIHLLALVYLLYSILKEILIERGYLNSPSSLETSFLVYLVLMTLALRFQFLMMKRKLQNRYERLKEADSLREKIFYYMDAMISGPLKSMKEKLISFRESTQKTKDKNLVKEVIEVQSSIDNVMDDIIELSRLEVLKEVPFKEQVNFISFINEVIPEDDITYSIKVNPETEIHNSLDLINSVVVRLVDFPPFKEFNHNDLIITQDLKGNVHFRFLLFHSNPKVSQRLFSDLVENYNTLTPVKVKWAIILEIVRLLGAKIDFKIIKKKYLKIDLGIAAIVPVSELQPIKEPKNSTQTTSNKTAKEDWRVTLKRIWKFLKETEIKIPNFKKKK from the coding sequence ATGAAATTTTTAATTTTATATAGAATTTTAGTATTAAGTTTCTTTTTATTTATTTTGAATTGTGCTCGTTCCACAGACGAAAACACAGTCGTACTACGATTAGACGGTGATGACTGGGGAATTTACTTTAACAACAATCCCGACATTCTGAATGCTGAATTCAATGCAAACAATTTAGATATCACAACTGTTCCTAACAACTTTCGCAATATTAACAAAAGTTATCGTGGTTCCATTTGGGTTAGAAAAAATTTTGAAATCACAACAGAACAGCACCAAAAATCTTTAGCTCTCCAACTGGGAAAAATATACCAATCTGATGAAGTATTTATCAATGGAGTGCTCATTGGAAAAAACAACTCTGCCTTTGGAAAAGATCCAGATGAGTTTGCCTTTGGTAGACCAAGAATTTATCCAATTCCGCATGATTTATTGTTAGAAGGTGAGAATGTACTAATTGTAAAAATAGATTCTTCACTTTCCACATCAGCAGGTATCATTTCAGGACCAATTCGTATCGTTACTTACGAAGAAGCTCTTAACGGTAACCTATATGATTCGCTGGTAGAATTGATCTTTGTTGGATTTTATCTCTTTATTGCTCTATTTTTCTTCATAAATTTTTTCAATTTACGAGATAAAAAAGAATACCTAAGTTTTAGTATTTTAGCATTAATTTTCTCTGCTTATGAATTATCAAAAAACGAAGTTAGATTCTTTTTAATCAATCAATTTGCCATATTAAAATTTATAGAATATGCATTCCTTCTCATTCTTCCTTATGGATTTATCAAATTCATTCAAGATTTTTTTGAATTAAAACCTTTCAAATACCAAAGACTGTATTTGTTAATGCAGTTCTTCTTCATAGCTGTATTTGCAATCATACACAATCCTGTGTTCTGGTACAATTTTATCGGATATTGGGATATCCATTTATTAGCTGTCATTGGTTATGCGATTTATGTAACTTTTTTAAAATTTCGCGACCAAGCCCGAGGATCAACCATCCATTTACTTGCACTCGTTTACTTATTATATTCAATTTTAAAAGAAATATTAATCGAGAGAGGATATTTGAATTCACCTTCTTCTCTCGAAACTAGCTTTTTAGTATATCTGGTATTGATGACTCTTGCGTTACGATTTCAGTTTTTAATGATGAAACGTAAACTTCAAAATAGATACGAAAGGCTAAAAGAAGCAGACTCTTTACGTGAAAAGATATTTTATTATATGGATGCAATGATTTCTGGTCCACTGAAATCCATGAAAGAAAAGTTGATTTCTTTTCGTGAATCTACACAAAAAACCAAGGATAAAAACTTAGTTAAAGAAGTGATTGAAGTTCAATCTTCAATAGACAATGTAATGGATGATATAATTGAACTTTCGCGATTAGAAGTTCTAAAAGAGGTTCCATTCAAAGAACAAGTCAACTTCATCTCTTTTATCAACGAAGTGATTCCAGAAGATGACATTACTTATTCAATTAAGGTAAATCCAGAAACAGAAATCCATAACAGCTTAGATTTAATTAACTCGGTCGTTGTTAGGTTAGTTGACTTTCCTCCATTCAAAGAATTCAACCATAACGATTTAATCATCACTCAGGATTTGAAAGGGAATGTCCATTTCCGTTTTTTATTGTTTCATAGTAACCCAAAAGTTTCACAAAGACTATTTAGTGATTTAGTTGAAAATTACAACACACTCACTCCAGTAAAAGTTAAGTGGGCAATTATCCTTGAAATTGTACGTTTATTAGGTGCAAAAATTGATTTCAAAATTATTAAAAAGAAATATTTGAAAATTGATTTAGGCATTGCTGCTATTGTTCCTGTATCAGAATTACAACCTATCAAAGAGCCAAAAAACTCAACTCAAACAACTTCAAATAAAACAGCAAAGGAAGATTGGAGAGTCACTTTAAAACGGATATGGAAATTTTTGAAAGAAACTGAAATAAAAATTCCAAACTTCAAAAAGAAAAAATAA
- a CDS encoding sensor histidine kinase — protein sequence MISKTRIYQLVFGFSLVLFPTVFGLAAEPCGNMVTSFEKPVVLKTDWLFRKGDNLDWRDETVEESFWVKRSVPDYGISKTENLTGYHWYRCSFYLPENYTTPVEPIAIQLGRIRDVDEFYLNGTLIDKTGTVLPKLEVDFQKIRIYSLPTHLLKPGLNILAIRIYAATNLNGLKEAPTIAKERFLREAVFSKEAFAMVCGYVFIFMGIYFLVGSIVRGRAGENFFFALFSIFMGIYVLIRTQHRDILFDSFTWSYVAELLVLICLPVFFINFMHQYLKMKRSIVLLVYEVFLFALFVITLFFRTPKTWILVIALFNYTLPVAMGLVIYLFVNNGKANIAKVKYILIGIACILPTILIDSLSALEIISMPGTLYLGFLIFLVMISIQLSNDIVLGLENFIEQEKELIQMERVKTGFLINLSSEFKSGMEKIKKAIDNISANHGKSNSKDQTKVLPKQAAKKKTKSKTSSKQESDPIKQAEDHISYMSYMVEEAILLRKLEEKTYIPFYETFSVQELIRNCVFSVENHLEQHRKTTSIEVKPNDLEIYFPKELLFCILRNLVENAYQYTDPKTDIGIEFFNRDGYHQLIVMDEGMGLSQLEMETIFQKFVRGYRDKKNEIPGAGIGLTLVEATTKFLGGTVSLKSSEGMGAKFTIRIPEKPKR from the coding sequence ATGATTTCGAAAACCCGTATTTACCAACTCGTATTCGGGTTTTCACTTGTTCTCTTTCCAACTGTTTTTGGTTTGGCGGCGGAACCCTGTGGAAACATGGTCACATCCTTCGAAAAACCGGTGGTTCTAAAAACAGACTGGTTATTTCGTAAGGGAGATAATTTAGATTGGCGAGATGAAACCGTTGAGGAATCATTTTGGGTCAAACGATCTGTTCCTGATTATGGAATATCCAAAACGGAAAACCTAACAGGTTATCACTGGTATCGCTGTTCCTTTTATTTACCAGAAAATTATACAACCCCTGTTGAACCAATCGCAATCCAACTCGGTCGCATTCGGGACGTTGATGAATTTTATCTAAATGGAACCCTGATCGATAAAACAGGAACTGTACTTCCAAAACTAGAAGTTGACTTTCAAAAAATTAGAATTTATTCTCTACCAACTCACCTCCTCAAGCCGGGTCTCAATATTTTGGCGATTCGCATTTATGCAGCAACAAACCTAAATGGACTCAAAGAAGCACCTACCATTGCAAAAGAACGATTTTTACGTGAAGCCGTTTTTTCAAAAGAAGCTTTTGCCATGGTTTGCGGTTATGTATTTATATTTATGGGAATTTACTTTTTAGTTGGTTCCATTGTTCGCGGGCGAGCTGGCGAAAACTTTTTCTTCGCACTCTTTTCCATTTTCATGGGAATTTACGTTTTGATCCGTACTCAACATAGAGACATCTTATTTGATAGTTTTACATGGTCTTATGTTGCAGAACTGTTAGTTCTCATTTGCCTTCCCGTATTTTTTATCAACTTCATGCACCAATATTTAAAAATGAAACGAAGCATAGTTTTATTGGTATATGAAGTATTCCTATTTGCATTATTCGTTATCACACTTTTTTTTAGAACACCAAAAACTTGGATTTTGGTCATTGCGCTCTTCAACTATACATTGCCAGTTGCGATGGGACTTGTGATTTATTTATTTGTAAACAATGGGAAGGCTAACATTGCAAAGGTGAAATATATCCTCATCGGAATTGCTTGTATTTTACCAACAATTCTTATTGATAGCCTCTCCGCTTTAGAAATCATTTCGATGCCTGGAACATTGTATTTAGGATTTTTGATCTTTTTGGTAATGATATCCATCCAACTATCAAATGATATTGTTTTAGGATTAGAGAACTTTATCGAACAAGAAAAAGAACTTATCCAAATGGAAAGAGTCAAAACTGGTTTTTTAATTAATTTATCTTCTGAATTCAAATCAGGAATGGAAAAAATTAAAAAGGCTATCGACAATATTTCTGCAAATCACGGTAAATCCAATTCCAAAGACCAAACTAAAGTATTACCAAAACAAGCAGCAAAAAAGAAAACCAAAAGTAAAACAAGTTCGAAACAAGAATCTGATCCTATTAAACAAGCAGAAGATCATATTTCTTACATGAGTTATATGGTAGAAGAAGCAATTCTTCTTCGAAAATTGGAAGAGAAAACTTATATTCCATTTTATGAAACATTCTCCGTACAAGAATTAATTCGAAACTGTGTCTTTAGTGTAGAAAACCATTTAGAACAACACAGAAAAACGACTTCAATCGAAGTAAAACCAAATGATTTGGAAATATATTTTCCTAAAGAATTGTTGTTCTGTATCTTAAGAAACCTGGTAGAAAACGCCTACCAATACACCGATCCTAAAACAGACATTGGTATCGAATTTTTTAATCGTGATGGTTACCACCAACTAATCGTTATGGATGAAGGGATGGGACTTAGCCAACTGGAGATGGAAACCATTTTCCAGAAATTTGTCCGTGGATATCGTGACAAAAAAAATGAAATACCAGGAGCCGGAATCGGTTTAACCCTGGTAGAAGCGACCACAAAATTCTTAGGTGGGACGGTGAGTTTGAAATCAAGCGAAGGTATGGGAGCCAAATTCACAATTCGGATTCCGGAGAAACCTAAAAGATGA